From a single Bernardetia sp. genomic region:
- a CDS encoding AAA family ATPase, producing MLSQTSQNPPLAERMRPQSLEEVIGQSHLIGNNGVLARVISSGAVPSMILWGAPGIGKTTLALLIAKALKRPFHTLSAISAGVKDVREVIEKAKRQTRAILFIDEIHRFSKSQ from the coding sequence ATGCTTTCTCAAACTTCTCAAAATCCACCGTTAGCCGAACGAATGCGCCCTCAAAGTTTAGAGGAAGTGATTGGACAAAGTCATCTGATTGGAAATAATGGTGTATTGGCTCGTGTAATTTCTTCTGGAGCAGTTCCGTCAATGATTCTTTGGGGCGCACCAGGGATTGGCAAAACTACGCTTGCTCTGTTGATTGCAAAGGCTTTAAAACGTCCTTTTCATACGCTAAGTGCGATTAGTGCGGGAGTGAAAGATGTTAGAGAGGTGATAGAAAAAGCTAAAAGACAAACACGAGCGATTCTTTTTATTGATGAAATTCATAGGTTTAGTAAGTCTCAACA
- a CDS encoding glucose 1-dehydrogenase: MSRFQGKVCIVTGGGSGIGLAAARLFLAEGAKVMITGRTQEKLDTACQELASDNVRGIKSDISVSEDRKLLVAETVKAFGKIDILYINSGIAKAAPIEQMTEEMYDEVLAINLKGPYFLIQAALPQMNDGGSIIFTGSISNQIGQHSLSAYAASKAGLRSLARTLSTELLPRNIRINMVSPGVTKTPILDMPGLSAEQVQEMIQSLASQNPMKRIAQPEEIAKAALFLASNDASYMLGTEIIADGGFTQLQLT; the protein is encoded by the coding sequence ATGTCAAGATTTCAAGGTAAAGTTTGTATTGTTACAGGAGGGGGAAGTGGTATTGGATTAGCTGCTGCCCGTTTATTTTTAGCAGAAGGAGCTAAAGTTATGATTACTGGGCGTACACAGGAAAAACTTGATACTGCTTGTCAAGAACTTGCAAGTGATAATGTACGTGGTATAAAAAGTGATATTTCAGTCTCTGAAGATCGTAAACTTTTAGTAGCAGAAACTGTAAAGGCTTTTGGAAAGATTGATATATTATACATCAATTCAGGTATAGCCAAAGCTGCTCCTATTGAACAAATGACAGAAGAAATGTATGATGAAGTTTTGGCTATTAATTTGAAAGGGCCTTACTTTTTAATTCAAGCAGCTCTCCCACAAATGAATGATGGAGGATCAATTATATTTACAGGTTCTATTTCTAATCAGATTGGACAACACTCACTAAGTGCATATGCTGCTAGTAAAGCAGGACTACGTTCTTTAGCCCGTACTCTGAGTACTGAATTATTACCACGCAATATTCGCATCAATATGGTTAGTCCTGGTGTTACAAAAACTCCTATTCTTGATATGCCTGGACTTTCAGCAGAGCAAGTGCAAGAAATGATACAATCTCTAGCTTCTCAAAACCCTATGAAACGCATTGCTCAACCTGAAGAAATTGCAAAGGCAGCACTATTTTTGGCTTCTAATGATGCATCTTACATGTTAGGAACTGAAATTATTGCTGATGGAGGTTTTACACAATTACAACTTACATAA
- a CDS encoding SDR family NAD(P)-dependent oxidoreductase codes for MSNTNFEGKNILIIGASSGIGHALAKQLEAAGATLFTASRSKPEGITSTHTELDITGEIDNLELPDVLHGLVYCAGSINLKPFARLKTQDFEKDFQINVLGAVKVIQHSLKALKKADTSSIVLFSTVASKVGMNFHASIATAKSAVEGLGQSLAAELASQKIRVNVLAPSLTDTPLAKALLSTEDKREASDKRHPLGRVGTAEDLAAASAFLLSDESTWITGQVIGIDGGMGKIKLV; via the coding sequence ATGAGCAACACTAATTTTGAAGGTAAAAATATATTAATCATTGGCGCAAGTTCTGGTATCGGACACGCACTAGCCAAACAACTTGAAGCTGCTGGAGCAACACTTTTTACAGCCTCACGCTCCAAGCCAGAAGGAATTACCTCCACACACACAGAACTAGACATAACAGGAGAAATTGATAATTTAGAACTTCCAGACGTGCTACACGGATTGGTATATTGTGCAGGAAGTATCAATTTAAAACCTTTTGCAAGGCTTAAAACACAGGATTTTGAAAAAGATTTTCAGATAAACGTTTTGGGAGCAGTAAAAGTAATCCAACACAGCCTTAAAGCCTTAAAAAAAGCCGATACGAGCAGTATTGTCTTGTTTAGTACAGTAGCCTCAAAAGTAGGGATGAATTTTCACGCCAGTATTGCCACAGCAAAATCAGCCGTCGAAGGTTTAGGACAATCGTTGGCAGCTGAATTAGCCTCTCAAAAAATACGAGTAAACGTACTTGCACCTTCACTCACAGATACACCACTAGCGAAGGCTCTACTTTCCACAGAAGATAAACGAGAAGCCTCTGACAAACGCCATCCATTGGGAAGAGTAGGAACAGCCGAAGATTTAGCTGCTGCATCTGCCTTTTTACTCTCCGATGAAAGCACTTGGATAACAGGACAAGTAATAGGAATAGATGGAGGAATGGGTAAAATAAAACTTGTCTGA
- a CDS encoding DUF6132 family protein, whose product MNILNKQKLIIIGAAVGAIVGFFYWKEIGCLSGSCAIKSVWYNMTGYGLVMGGLLGSIIQEQIKRKNK is encoded by the coding sequence ATGAATATTTTAAATAAACAAAAACTTATTATTATTGGTGCAGCAGTAGGCGCAATCGTTGGATTCTTTTATTGGAAAGAAATTGGTTGTCTTTCTGGAAGCTGTGCTATAAAATCAGTTTGGTACAACATGACAGGCTACGGATTGGTTATGGGTGGACTTTTAGGTTCAATTATTCAAGAGCAGATTAAAAGAAAAAATAAATAA
- a CDS encoding flavodoxin, which translates to MAIIGLFYGTDTGNTETVSMQIREMLGEEFIDLYNFGEHDAQAVIPYEYLIFGAPTWYDGELQSDWEEILPEFENIDFTGKKVAIFGLGDQWGYGEWFCDAIGMIGEVIEQKGGELVGFWSKEGYDYENSKGERDGVFMGLPIDEDNQPEMTQERLNAWLPQILEEFGLEVETE; encoded by the coding sequence ATGGCAATTATAGGACTTTTTTACGGAACAGATACAGGAAATACAGAAACCGTCTCTATGCAAATTAGAGAAATGCTAGGAGAAGAGTTTATAGATTTATACAACTTTGGCGAACATGACGCACAAGCTGTTATTCCTTATGAATATTTAATTTTTGGCGCACCTACTTGGTACGATGGCGAGCTTCAAAGCGACTGGGAGGAAATCTTGCCAGAGTTTGAAAATATAGATTTTACTGGAAAGAAAGTGGCAATTTTTGGTCTTGGCGACCAGTGGGGTTATGGCGAGTGGTTTTGTGATGCTATCGGAATGATTGGTGAGGTAATAGAGCAAAAAGGAGGAGAACTTGTAGGTTTTTGGTCTAAGGAAGGTTACGATTACGAAAACTCAAAAGGTGAGCGTGATGGAGTTTTTATGGGACTTCCCATAGATGAAGACAACCAGCCAGAAATGACACAAGAACGTCTAAATGCGTGGCTTCCACAAATTTTAGAAGAGTTTGGCTTAGAAGTAGAGACGGAATAA
- a CDS encoding lytic transglycosylase domain-containing protein produces MNSRLTTGLLLLAVAFLLGYILIEKFSQVVLGSEMKTLPEGYHNVLVRVPTTFEFCGEQVPLYDEEVRESFDKELYINVFRHSSTSLIIKRSEKFFPIIEKILREEGVPEDMKYIAVIESGLENVRSRSGADGYWQFMEETAKEFDLEIAKEVDERYHIEKSTRAACKYLKRSYKKFENWTLVAASYNRGMGGMNAALRNQNAISYYDVALNPETARYIYRALAFKEIMQHPEKYGFVIPKELRYPPVEYRKITLDSTINDISALATRYGMSYKTLKYHNPWLLMNTLTFSKKDLKEGKTYTLFVPQNPPIPHSNILAQESLAMKEMLDSILKEEDTVIDIQDIK; encoded by the coding sequence ATGAATAGCCGTCTTACTACTGGTTTACTCTTACTTGCTGTTGCTTTTTTGTTAGGATATATTTTGATAGAAAAGTTTAGCCAAGTAGTTTTGGGAAGTGAAATGAAGACGCTACCAGAAGGTTATCATAATGTTCTTGTTCGTGTACCCACTACTTTTGAGTTTTGTGGGGAGCAAGTGCCATTATACGATGAAGAAGTCAGAGAAAGTTTTGACAAAGAACTCTATATTAATGTTTTTCGCCATTCTTCTACAAGCCTTATTATCAAGCGTTCTGAAAAGTTTTTTCCTATTATTGAAAAAATTTTAAGAGAAGAAGGTGTTCCAGAAGATATGAAGTATATCGCTGTTATTGAAAGTGGGCTTGAAAATGTGCGTTCTCGTTCTGGAGCAGACGGATATTGGCAGTTTATGGAAGAGACAGCAAAAGAATTTGATTTAGAAATTGCAAAGGAAGTAGATGAACGTTATCATATAGAAAAATCTACTCGTGCAGCTTGTAAGTATTTAAAACGTTCGTATAAAAAATTTGAAAACTGGACACTTGTAGCAGCGTCTTACAATCGTGGAATGGGAGGAATGAATGCTGCCCTTCGCAATCAGAATGCAATTTCTTATTACGATGTAGCTCTAAACCCTGAAACAGCTCGCTATATCTATCGTGCTTTGGCATTTAAGGAAATTATGCAACATCCAGAAAAATACGGTTTCGTTATTCCTAAAGAGTTACGTTATCCTCCAGTAGAATATAGAAAAATTACGCTTGATAGCACCATCAATGATATTTCGGCTCTTGCTACAAGATATGGAATGAGTTACAAAACGCTCAAATATCATAATCCTTGGCTTTTAATGAACACTCTTACTTTTTCTAAGAAAGACTTGAAAGAAGGTAAAACATATACACTTTTTGTTCCTCAAAATCCACCTATTCCACATTCAAATATTTTGGCTCAAGAATCTTTAGCTATGAAGGAAATGCTTGATTCTATTCTCAAAGAAGAAGATACTGTTATCGATATTCAAGATATAAAATAG
- a CDS encoding DUF1987 domain-containing protein yields MENFFFKGQKFTPTIDFNGEEGILSIEGQSYPEHAEEVFAPVFDWLERYLQTPKRKITLNFRLSYFNTATSRRFQDLLETLELYEKEKGGDVTINWHYREDDYDMLENGEDYIESIDLNFNLVSVKHSEE; encoded by the coding sequence ATGGAAAATTTTTTTTTCAAAGGACAAAAGTTTACCCCAACGATTGACTTTAATGGGGAAGAGGGGATTTTGAGTATAGAAGGACAATCTTATCCAGAACACGCAGAAGAAGTATTTGCGCCTGTTTTTGATTGGTTAGAGCGTTATCTACAAACTCCTAAAAGGAAAATTACTCTTAACTTTCGCCTTTCTTATTTTAATACAGCAACTTCTAGGCGTTTCCAAGACCTCTTAGAAACGTTAGAATTATATGAAAAGGAAAAAGGAGGAGACGTAACCATCAACTGGCATTATAGAGAAGATGATTATGATATGTTAGAGAATGGCGAAGATTACATTGAATCTATTGATTTGAACTTTAATCTTGTTTCTGTAAAGCATTCAGAAGAATAG
- a CDS encoding SiaB family protein kinase: MHDDFQITKYYNEFNKNGVTAIFQGALSQSVLSEIAENLKEKISDRETIKSKIFAIFIELAQNIYHHSAEKKHFHTTDSHIGVGIVSIRDLGNHYSLSAGNMVKKHQREALEERCNYINGLDKESLTAYYRQERKNAKGKTSTGAHVGLIDMVRRSGNPLKIRFDTISEHLSFFSITVTVNKDWQPTDT, translated from the coding sequence ATGCACGACGATTTTCAGATTACTAAATATTACAACGAGTTTAATAAAAATGGTGTTACTGCTATTTTTCAAGGTGCTTTGTCGCAATCTGTATTATCAGAAATTGCAGAGAACTTAAAAGAAAAAATATCTGACCGAGAAACAATAAAAAGTAAAATTTTTGCCATTTTTATTGAACTGGCTCAAAATATTTATCATCATTCAGCTGAAAAAAAACACTTTCATACTACTGATTCACACATTGGAGTAGGCATTGTTTCTATTCGTGATTTGGGAAACCATTACTCATTGAGTGCTGGAAATATGGTAAAAAAGCATCAGCGAGAAGCCTTAGAAGAGCGTTGCAATTACATAAACGGTCTGGATAAAGAGAGCTTAACAGCGTATTATAGACAAGAAAGAAAAAACGCCAAAGGCAAAACAAGCACAGGTGCACATGTAGGGTTAATAGATATGGTAAGACGCTCTGGCAATCCTTTAAAAATACGTTTTGATACTATTTCAGAACATCTTAGCTTTTTTTCAATTACTGTAACAGTAAATAAAGACTGGCAACCAACAGATACATAA